A window of [Clostridium] innocuum genomic DNA:
AGCAAATCCTGCTGACTCATTTTAAGTATATCGAGCGAATTCTTCATCGACTGCGAAAGCTGAAGTGTCTGTGAAAGCTTTTGTGTGTAAATAAATTTTGGTTCCAGAGCAATCCCTCCTCTCACCAATATTCTAGCAAGAATTGTGCCACAGAGTGGATGTAAATTTTAATCTTGACATTTATTTTTTTTGAAATTACTATTCTATCAAAGGGGTGATGGCATGAGAGATAAAATACTAGCAATAATCCGTAGAAACTGTGAGCAGCAGATGTTTGAAGCCAATACAGCCATTATCATCAGTGAACAGATTCATATAAGTCGAAATGAAACTGCATCCTTGCTTCATGCTTTAACAACACAAAAGAAAGTGATAAAAATCGGAGCACGTCCATCGTTTTTCCTTGACAGAGAATTTATGGAGCAGGAATACGGTATGCAGATTCCAAACAACAGCTATAAATCTGTCGAATTTCTAATGTCCCAATGCAGAGATGAACCACAGGATTTTGAAAAACTCATAGGACACGACGGAAGTTTGTCTGAACTGATCAAGCAATGCAGAGCTACCATTGCGTATCCACCTGATGGGCTTCCTCTTATGCTCTACGGCCCCACAGGAACAGGTAAAAGTCTGATTGCCCGTCTGGCATACGAATATGCGGGAAATAACGGACTCCTTTCGGAGCATGGAAAATTCATGGCAGTGAATTGCAGTGAATATGCGAACAATCCCGAACTGCTGACTGCAAATCTGTTTGGCTATGTGAAAGGAGCCTTTACCGGCGCTGACCAGAACAAGGCCGGACTCATCGAGCTGGCAAATGGCGGAGTATTGTTTCTTGACGAGGTTCACAATTTAAAAGCAGAATGTCAGGAGAAGCTGTTTCAGTTTATGGATCGTTCCATCTATCACAAGGTAGGAGATAATGAAACCTGGTATACGTCAAAGGTACGTCTTATACTTGCAACAACAGAGCCTCCGGAAGAGGTCTTATTAAAAACACTGCAGCGCAGAATCCCTATGACGATTACCGTTCCCACATTAAAGCAGCGCGGTGTACAGGAGAAGGTACAGCTTCTATATGCTATGTTCAAGGAAGAGGAACAGCGCCTTCGCAAAACGATTCACATCAGCACCAAGGTATATAATATCCTGCTTTCCCATGATTTTACCGGTAATATCGGAGGCTTAAAAAGCTGTGTGCAATCCTGTTGCATCAATTCCCTTTTTCAAGATGATGACAATCAGATAATGCGCATTCAGCTCAGCAGTTTGCCGGAACAGATACTGAACGGCATAACGGAAAAAAGCTCCGTTTATACAACAACAACCGAATTCATCAATCTGCATGATCTGCAGAATTTCATTCATACGGATAAGGAAATCATACGGCTTAATGAAGAGCTTCTAAAGCATTTTCAGGCATTTGAAAACCATACAGCGAATGAGGAAAGCTATATCAGAAGATGCAGGCAGGCTGTGTGGAAATATTTTGACACTGTGCTTCTTACAGAAGCACTGAAGCAGGAAAAGGATTTCTATCAAAGCGGTATTCAGCATATCTTCGGAATCGTCAGCGGTCAGTATAAGCTCACCATCAGTAATAACGATGTACTGTCTGTATGCAGCTACCTCAATGCCTATACAAAGGATTACCACAGCTTTCGAAACTGGTCAGCCAAACATAAAGATAAGACGGAGCTGTTTCTGGACTGTCTGAAAACCCGGTTTCCCAGAGAATACAGCATTGCCTCAGAAATAGGAAAATACCTAAACTCTTATCTGGATATCGATATCATGCCAATGGCAACGATTATCTTCATTCTCTATTTTAAAAGTCTGTTCGCAGAGGAGGACAACCAAAAGCGATGCGGTGTGATACTCGCCCATGGCTTTTCCACCGCAAGCGGTATTGCCGATGCGGTAAATAAGTCTTTGGGAAACTATGTTTTTGATGCGATCGACATGCCTTTGAATGTTGACATGAGCTCCATATTGGAACAGCTGAATACCTATCTGAAAAAGCTGGGGGAAACTGAAGAGCTGTTTCTTCTTGTGGACATGGGAAGTCTGGAGGAAATATATAAAGGACTTCACCTAAACAATGTCAATATTGGGATCATAAACAATATCAGTACACGGGCAGCGCTTGAAATAGGAAGCGGTATTTTGCAAAGCCGAAGCATGGAGGATATCTTCCGTGATGTTGTTTCTGGTAATATTACCAGTTATCACATCGAACGAAACCGACAGAAAAAACATGCCATCCTGTGCAGCTGTGCAAGCGGTATGGGAACTGCAGAAAAGCTAAAACAGACGATTGAAGATTCTTTGCCTCTGTCCACAGAAATCAGTGTACTGGCTTATGACTATAATGAGCTTGTTGAAAAGGGAATGAACTGCACACTGTTTGATAATTATCATATACTCTGTGTGATTGGGACATTAAATCCAAACATTGACCAATTGTATTTTATTCCGATTGAGGATTTAATTATCAACGATACGATTGACGGATTTGATCATTGCATAGAGGATGCAATGTCGAAGGAACAGCTGACTCTGTTCAAGAAGAATATATTAAAGAATTTCTCGCTTTCCAACATCATGAACAGTCTTACCATATTGAATCCGAATAAATTGCTGGAGCATGTTGCCGATGCTATAGACCGTTTACAGACAATCCTTAATATTTCCCTTGCCAACAACACCTGTTTCGGGCTGTATGTTCACATGAGCTGTCTGATCGAACGGCTTGTCATGAACAAGGGAATCGAACTGTATCCGGATATGCTTGCCTTTGAAAAAGAGCATACTGTATTCATACAGCAGGTAGAAACAGCCTTCACAGCAGTAGAAGCCTTTTACGGTGTGCAGATTCCCGTTGCTGAAATCGGCTATGTGTATGATTATGTAAAAAATGATCTGAATTATAAAAAATATTATACCTAAGCGTGCCCTGTGGCATGCTTTTTGCTTGTATACAGATGCATACCTTGAAAAGAAAATCATGTCGGTTACAGCGCTGTGGCATGATCCTTGCTTGGATACGTATGAGAAATAAAAGTAATACAGGGAATTTCCTGTATGCACAAAAAGAAAGGAGATAACAGCTTGAGAAAAATAACCATAGCTTCCCATGGAGAATTTGCGAAGGGACTGAAGCATTCCATTTCCTTGATCGTTGGAAAGCTTGCGGATGATATCCATACATTCTGTCTTTATCCTTCTCAAAGTCCTATGGATTTTAAGGAACAAATCGAACAGGAAATCAAGCAGCATCCGGAGCATGAATACGTCTTCCTCTGTGACATCAAAGGAGGAAGTGTTCATACGGTATGTTCACAGCTGTGTGCATATGAAAACGTTAAGGTATTCAGCGGCACCAATATGAACCTGGTTCTGGACCTGCTATTGTCCTGTCCCGATACGATTGAAACAGAAAATCGTGAGATTCTGCTTGAAAATGCAAGAGAGGGAATAACACTTATGACCAGAGATGATCTGGTAGAAAAAAAGGACGAGGAGTTCTGAAGGAGGTAGCGTATGATTAAGTGTTTACGAGTGGATCACAGATTATTACACGGCCAGGTGGCATTTTCCTGGACAACAGCACTGGGGGCTGACTGCATTCTCATTGCAAATGATGATGTCATGAATGATGCGATGCGCAAAACGACAATCAAGCTTGCCAAGCCAAGCGGTGTCAAGCTGGTAATCAAAACACTTGCGGATGCCATTGAAGCATTAAACAGCGGTGTTACAGACAAGTATAAGCTGTTTATTGTTGTAGAATCCATAGAAGATGCTTATCAGATTGCGACGCAGTGTCCTGCTGTAAAAGCGGTAAATCTGGGAGGAACAAAGGCCAGAGAAGGCACACGCAGCATTTCCAGAGCGGTCAATGTGAATCCGGTGGAGGAAAAAAGGATTCAGGAATTACTGGATGCCGGAATCGAAGTGGAAATCCGAATGATTCCAGTGGATAAGTCCATTGATGCCCGCAGCGCACTGCATGAAGGAGGAAGTAAAAAATGATACAGGCACTATTATTGGGGGCTATTGCATTTTTCGGTAATTGTGATTATGCATTGGGTACCAGCTTATTGAAAAACCCAATTGTATTAGGACCGCTTGTCGGTCTGGTCCTGGGGGATGTCACAAAGGGAATCATCATAGGAAGTACACTGGAGCTGGCGTTTATCGGTGCACAATCCATCGGTGCATTTGTACCGCCTAATGTTGTTGTTGGCGGTGTGCTTGGTACCGCTTTTGCAATTACGACGGGAAAGGGTGCGGAAGTAGCAGTTACACTTGCTTACCCTATCGCATTGCTTGCTAGTATATTTGAAAATC
This region includes:
- a CDS encoding sigma 54-interacting transcriptional regulator, whose translation is MRDKILAIIRRNCEQQMFEANTAIIISEQIHISRNETASLLHALTTQKKVIKIGARPSFFLDREFMEQEYGMQIPNNSYKSVEFLMSQCRDEPQDFEKLIGHDGSLSELIKQCRATIAYPPDGLPLMLYGPTGTGKSLIARLAYEYAGNNGLLSEHGKFMAVNCSEYANNPELLTANLFGYVKGAFTGADQNKAGLIELANGGVLFLDEVHNLKAECQEKLFQFMDRSIYHKVGDNETWYTSKVRLILATTEPPEEVLLKTLQRRIPMTITVPTLKQRGVQEKVQLLYAMFKEEEQRLRKTIHISTKVYNILLSHDFTGNIGGLKSCVQSCCINSLFQDDDNQIMRIQLSSLPEQILNGITEKSSVYTTTTEFINLHDLQNFIHTDKEIIRLNEELLKHFQAFENHTANEESYIRRCRQAVWKYFDTVLLTEALKQEKDFYQSGIQHIFGIVSGQYKLTISNNDVLSVCSYLNAYTKDYHSFRNWSAKHKDKTELFLDCLKTRFPREYSIASEIGKYLNSYLDIDIMPMATIIFILYFKSLFAEEDNQKRCGVILAHGFSTASGIADAVNKSLGNYVFDAIDMPLNVDMSSILEQLNTYLKKLGETEELFLLVDMGSLEEIYKGLHLNNVNIGIINNISTRAALEIGSGILQSRSMEDIFRDVVSGNITSYHIERNRQKKHAILCSCASGMGTAEKLKQTIEDSLPLSTEISVLAYDYNELVEKGMNCTLFDNYHILCVIGTLNPNIDQLYFIPIEDLIINDTIDGFDHCIEDAMSKEQLTLFKKNILKNFSLSNIMNSLTILNPNKLLEHVADAIDRLQTILNISLANNTCFGLYVHMSCLIERLVMNKGIELYPDMLAFEKEHTVFIQQVETAFTAVEAFYGVQIPVAEIGYVYDYVKNDLNYKKYYT
- a CDS encoding PTS sugar transporter subunit IIB; the protein is MIKCLRVDHRLLHGQVAFSWTTALGADCILIANDDVMNDAMRKTTIKLAKPSGVKLVIKTLADAIEALNSGVTDKYKLFIVVESIEDAYQIATQCPAVKAVNLGGTKAREGTRSISRAVNVNPVEEKRIQELLDAGIEVEIRMIPVDKSIDARSALHEGGSKK
- a CDS encoding PTS sugar transporter subunit IIA, whose protein sequence is MHKKKGDNSLRKITIASHGEFAKGLKHSISLIVGKLADDIHTFCLYPSQSPMDFKEQIEQEIKQHPEHEYVFLCDIKGGSVHTVCSQLCAYENVKVFSGTNMNLVLDLLLSCPDTIETENREILLENAREGITLMTRDDLVEKKDEEF